The Nitrososphaerota archaeon genome has a segment encoding these proteins:
- a CDS encoding acylphosphatase, producing the protein MAYARARIVVEGEVQGIGYRNFVRTRATMQGITGWVMNLNDGKVEAVLEGEKESIERVIEMCKRGPLFARVSNIDVKWEERFHRYSSFTIKH; encoded by the coding sequence ATGGCTTACGCTCGGGCAAGAATTGTAGTCGAAGGAGAGGTGCAGGGAATAGGTTACAGAAACTTTGTCAGAACTCGGGCTACTATGCAGGGTATTACAGGCTGGGTGATGAACTTGAATGATGGGAAGGTTGAGGCTGTTCTCGAAGGTGAAAAGGAGTCCATTGAGAGGGTCATAGAAATGTGCAAGAGGGGGCCTCTTTTCGCAAGAGTTTCCAATATAGATGTAAAATGGGAAGAGAGATTTCATAGATATTCCTCCTTCACAATAAAACATTAG
- a CDS encoding M20 family metallopeptidase, with amino-acid sequence MQSRALTAIGKNIIVCWVYVLRMVGNASTRIREGDLIKLTQSMVRIPSVNPPGDEEDLAEFLVQKLKSYGFLSKLVDVKSKRPNVLATLSGKKMGKTILINGHMDVVPVGDLSAWMFDPFSGTLHQGRIYGRGSVDMKGGLAAAIIAAKTFADVYGEDFAGSIIIAGVVDEEDAGIGSKKLVQNVKADMAIVAEASDHSIYRAHKGVLWFEITTRGKALHSSRVRSGNFENAIYKMSRVVNTLEDYLAVLEKKENSLVGNPTINVSIIRGGTKTNIVPDSCTITVDRRLLPNEDPKVALEEIRKLLVSKTKFKNLEFRVTLAREGSVIKEDEPIVKLTRDAVQDVTGKQPKVTGCVATTDMSFLVNQGKIPTVVYGPGSLEQAHVANEYVEVDELLKAAKVYATVFEKVLCK; translated from the coding sequence ATGCAGAGCAGAGCCCTCACTGCTATTGGTAAAAACATTATAGTTTGCTGGGTCTATGTTCTACGAATGGTCGGCAACGCTTCCACAAGAATCCGAGAAGGAGATTTGATCAAACTGACACAATCGATGGTAAGGATACCAAGTGTAAACCCTCCAGGCGATGAAGAAGATTTAGCTGAATTTTTGGTGCAGAAACTGAAATCCTATGGTTTCTTGAGCAAGCTTGTAGATGTAAAGTCAAAAAGGCCTAACGTCTTGGCAACGCTATCCGGCAAAAAGATGGGCAAAACAATTTTGATCAATGGGCATATGGATGTCGTCCCTGTAGGCGATTTGTCGGCTTGGATGTTTGATCCGTTTTCAGGAACCCTGCATCAAGGCAGGATTTACGGGAGGGGCAGCGTGGACATGAAGGGAGGTCTTGCTGCTGCCATAATCGCTGCAAAAACCTTTGCAGATGTTTACGGAGAAGATTTTGCTGGTAGCATAATCATCGCGGGGGTTGTCGATGAAGAGGATGCTGGAATTGGATCGAAGAAGTTAGTTCAAAATGTAAAGGCGGACATGGCAATAGTTGCAGAAGCCTCCGACCATTCAATCTACAGGGCTCACAAAGGAGTTTTGTGGTTCGAGATAACCACGAGGGGCAAGGCACTGCATTCCAGTAGAGTAAGATCAGGGAACTTTGAAAATGCAATTTACAAAATGAGCAGAGTCGTTAACACTCTGGAGGATTACCTTGCCGTACTGGAAAAAAAGGAAAATTCTCTGGTAGGCAACCCTACAATAAATGTAAGCATCATAAGAGGAGGCACAAAAACGAATATAGTGCCAGATTCATGTACTATAACCGTCGATAGACGCCTGCTACCAAATGAGGACCCAAAAGTCGCTCTTGAAGAGATACGTAAGTTATTGGTGAGCAAGACGAAATTCAAGAATTTGGAGTTTCGTGTAACTCTGGCGAGGGAAGGCTCTGTGATTAAAGAAGATGAGCCAATTGTAAAGCTCACTAGAGATGCTGTGCAAGATGTAACTGGCAAGCAACCGAAAGTCACTGGCTGCGTCGCTACAACTGATATGTCATTCCTAGTAAATCAGGGGAAGATTCCAACAGTGGTCTATGGACCAGGAAGTCTAGAACAGGCTCATGTTGCCAACGAATATGTCGAGGTTGATGAACTGCTCAAGGCAGCAAAGGTTTACGCAACTGTA